A stretch of Besnoitia besnoiti strain Bb-Ger1 chromosome III, whole genome shotgun sequence DNA encodes these proteins:
- a CDS encoding putative divalent metal transporter (encoded by transcript BESB_050320) produces MEAQSAGDARAVSGETPADLASSPSVCDFFDEVIDVPDDEEDDASRRDAACRLTPPGAWTPLPQLLPASPCAACAAAGVSTPKGAAGAQWAGARGAERARVPPALRRLQSREEEGATPSPGCSCSPWLPPLRTLSPATVSASIAERSGGFSCEKHYVPPAASAPSPSGACPQVASRAAAVFPAASSRFPASSAAAASRGGSLRGDSAGAWPVAPGGPEHREETAERRRMAAASPERPETQPRASEKQTSASLSIVLMPSADGWALASRHPSRPASSRNSSVCSEGGDFGGTDAHGPTPSRVAFFVSYALPFSAAPVSFLSPTGLLAALLRLLHCPFASAAPATAASPVAPLLAPAPPTASGSTGGRSGRSRSVARDLATALLLPPVALLALPVNAALLALQLVFRGVEALLPPPLPARFQWKKFAAFLGPGWLVAMAFLDPGNLEGDLQAGSRREAPGVLPPGAPDPRAYALLWVLLWAHVGGWVFQVLAARLGNATGKDLATLCRSQYNRSISVILWLLTEIAIIGADIQAVIGSAVAFNLLLGFPIWLAALVTLADSFTFLSLNAQHSQRLERFFSFFIGVMAIAFIYTLALSQPSLRLILHGLFVPTVPESRADAFDLLALIGCIIMPHNIFLHSALVLTRNVKRGRQEKVAEANYYFSLEAALALAVSFFLNGCVLCTFANPMVKTPEGEQLTLATAPAALQSAFGNGALFIWATGLLSAGQNAAMVGTYAGQFVMQGFLNLHFSRTVRLLLTRLVTILPVAALASLDQAVVDSICRLVNIAQAFLLPFALVPLLLFSTSHKVMGRFVLAGWRCAAVLTLALGVTAGNFAAAFYQLSALDLTLRAWLAFAGLLLVYAALLLLIARQKIRSTACAYLLAAERERRARGGGIAPRERRSGAVAVPGRSGLQPDSPVVCEGDTDVGASSIAGDTSVILASSDQEEDRAAAEGAKTPLEKGQAAREAGNAIEV; encoded by the exons atggaggcgcagagcgcaggcgacgcgcgcgcagtctctggggagacgccggcggacCTCGCCTCCAGTCCGAGCGTCTGCGATTTCTTCGATGAAGTGATCGATGTacccgacgacgaggaggatgACGCATCCCGCAGGGACGCGGCTTGTCGCCTCacgcctccaggcgcctggacgccgctgccgcagctcctccccgcgtcgccctgcgccgcgtgcgcagccgcgggcgtgAGCACGCCCAAGGGCGCAGCTGGAGCCCAGTGggctggcgcccgcggtgcggagagagcgcgggTCCCCCCCGCGCTTCGCAGACTGCAGagtcgcgaggaggagggcgcgacgccgagcccCGGGTGTAGCTGCTCGCCCTGGCTGCCGCCCCTCCGCACGCTTTCCCCTGCGACGGTCTCTGCCTCCATCGCGGAGAGGTCCGGCGGGTTCTCTTGCGAAAAGCACTACGTGCCcccggctgcctccgcgccgtcccCCTCGGGAGCTTGTCCGCaggtcgcctcgcgcgcggcggcggtcttCCCTGCGGCTTCGTCTCGCTTTCCTGCTTcatcggcggcggcggcgtcacgcggcggcagccttcGAGGCGACTCGGCAGGCGCGTGGCCTGTGGCGCCAGGAGGCCCAGAGCAtcgagaagagacagcggagcgacggcgcatggcggccgcgtctcccgAGCGACCTGagacgcagcctcgcgcgagcgaaaagcagacttccgcgtcgctgtctaTTGTCCTGATGCCCTCCGCCGACGGCTGGGCGTTGGCCTCGAGGCACCCGTCCCGCCCTGCGTCCTCTCGCAACTCGTCAGTTTGctccgaaggcggcgacttCGGGGGGACCGACGCCCACGGGCCTACTCCGTCGCgggtcgccttcttcgtctcctaTGCCCTACCTTTTTCCGCTGCacctgtctccttcctctcgccgaCGGGCCTTCTTgccgcgctcctccgcctcctgcacTGTCCCTTCGCATCCGCGGCacccgcgaccgcggcctcCCCCGTCGCGCCGTTGCtcgcccctgcgcctccgacCGCGTCGGGCTCCACGGGGGGGCGGTCggggcgctcgcgcagcgtcgcgcggGACCTCGCCacggcgcttctgctgccgcccgtcgcgctcctcgcgctgcctgtgaacgccgcgctgctcgcgctgcagcttgtcttccgcggcgttgaggccctgctgccgccgccgctgccggcgcgcttCCAGTGGAAGAAGTTCGCGGCGTTCCTGGGCCCTGGCTGGCTGGTTGCGATGGCCTTCCTCGACCCCGGCAACCTCGAGGGCGACCTGCAGGCGggcagccggcgcgaggccccCGGGGTCTTGCCCCCGGGGGCACCTGATCCGCGGGCCTACGCGCTCCTGTGGGTCCTCCTCTGGGCGCACGTCGGCGGCTGGGTCTTCCAGGTCCTCGCTGCCAGACTCGGCAACGCGACGGGCAAGGACCTGGCCAC CTTGTGCAGGAGTCAGTACAATCGCAGCATCTCGGTGATCCTCTGGCTGCTCACGGAGATCGCCATCATTGGCGCAGATATCCAGGCCGTCATTGGTAGCGCG GTCGCCTTCAATCTGCTGCTGGGGTTCCCGATCTGGCTGGCTGCGTTGGTAACCCTGGCGGACTCGTTcactttcctctctctgaaCGCCCAGCACAGTCAGCGACTCGagcgcttcttctcgttctTCATCGGCGTGATGGCGATTGCCTTCATCTAcacgctcgcgctctcgcagccttcgctgcggctcATTCTCCACGGCCTCTTCGTGCCCACGGTGcccgagagccgcgcggacgcgttcgacctcctcgccctcATCGGCTGCATCATCATGCCGCACAACATCTTCCTCCACAGCGCGCTTGTACTCACGCGAAACGTGAAACGGGGACGGCAGGAGAAAGTCGCGGAGGCCAACTACTACTTCTCCCTCGaagccgccctcgccctcgccgtctccttctt CTTGAACGGCTGCGTGCTGTGCACCTTCGCGAACCCGATGGTGAAGACTCCAGAGGGCGAGCAACTgacgctggcgacggcgcccgcggccctGCAGAGCGCCTTCGGCAACGGCGCGCTTTTCATCTGGGCGACCGGACTCCTCTCCG CTGGCCAGAACGCGGCGATGGTGGGGACGTACGCAGGCCAGTTTGTGATGCAGGGGTTTCTGAATTTGCATTTTTCGCGCACAGtccggctgctgctgacgcGGCTCGTGACAATTCTGCCCGTGGCCGCGTTGGCGAGTCTAGACCAGGCTGTAGTGGACTCGATTTGTCGGCTGGTGAACATCGCTCAGGCCTTTCTGCTGCCCTTTGCCCTCGtgccgcttctcctcttttcCACGTCGCACAAGGTCATGGGGCGTTTCGTGCTGGCtggctggcgctgcgcggctgtgctgacgctcgcgctcggcgtcacGGCGGGGaacttcgccgccgcgttctACCAGCTCTCGGCACTCGACCTCACGCTCCGCGCGTGGCTGGCCTTCGCGGGGCTGCTGCTGGTGTacgccgcgctgcttctcctcaTTGCGCGACAGAAAATCCGCTCCACCGCCTGCGCGTATCTCCTCGCAGCCgagcgggagaggcgcgcccgcggcggaggcatcGCCCCGCGCGAaaggcggagcggcgcggtGGCAGTGCCCGGGAGAagcggcctgcagcccgACAGCCCGGTCGTATGCGAGGGCGACACAGATGTCGGTGCCTCCTCGATTGCCGGCGACACCAGCGTCATCCTTGCGTCATCCGACCAAGAGGAAGACCGagcggcggccgagggcgCCAAAACGCCTCTGGAGAAGGGCCAAGCTGCCAGAGAGGCAGGCAACGCGATCGAGGTGTGA
- a CDS encoding hypothetical protein (encoded by transcript BESB_050330) codes for MGAAASSPLSLPSSPPQSSPPPASRFASVVCSASHLPAAQRPPLLCVIASPLGSASLSSSVAGSPVSLCFPKFFSSIASAFAPGAAASAVARRAAGRGGAHPLRTFAQLRRAFAPGDGGILAASFSRVEVLSAAFGTPLHEKAFPPAWQGCRAGAFNPEASLRGSRGGILFLAFGDRRIRCFSAQDLRCVGELVLPEVREEDACLPPPQDAPHQAATAEPRETWKGARRPDDDDALLQFLVSEPFLASSPAPLAPSSSSPSFPHAAAGLPASRAFPTVLLCPLNNSVICGDASGAAYAFFLESAQVAARYDPPEALIARQRSFCRPARDDAGAGNQRGRRRSRKGPRAEAERGAASSSSSPFRAPSFEASSSSSCSSSSSSSSSFPAFSSSILFSSSSSSSPTSSSSISSSSFSASSSLAAPGTASPRVGASPCASAGACGASPFAVSTLHFFEKKKFLFVAYGPRASRAAAPPLSPASASSADAGASLPPASPQRRAREEFVRQPPALHDFSSPSFSASCRSPQPSRAAPARDGCGGARWRWPLAVFALQTGACVGCVWGAAAPVVGLHVGPAWTGAVAAAPHTRRDGRREDGRDLWCVAVTQTEILVWRQDARAHKLHRGLHGGRVDCPSFLCGSPSSWGDAEGRTGPCPLFSAPPAASSSAAAAAGPCAPSPAAPPSSSSSSSSSPASSSSPAYSAALRGDEGGVVDGFPWRLVSRAALRVGAAAFTEAGAAAFAEAGARVAGARQSGAEGEDGKSEKVEDARPEVLAVGAAFDEAEGVVAVAVHGADAARRRSPCCQLWKIRGKAKGADAHGDAQLEIRPWRQLTLRTNPDASLSSEPLRISSFWYDRVAQTLVCGFSDGSARLAADVFHRQRRAWEQQRAEAEARRRASASRAKAAEEARHAAAAALASAALSPLPGAAAASPFSPFSSPLALDDGAATATPERPLLVQLPDVELDESPWSGAERGERDFRSQSSKPLQF; via the exons AtgggcgcagcggcctcatcgcccctgtctctcccgtcctctcctccgcagtcgtctccgccccccgccagccgcttcgcctccgtcgtgTGCTCGGCTTCGCATCTTCCAGCCGctcagcgcccgccgctgctctgcgtgattgcgtcgcctctgggctctgcttctctctcttccagCGTCGCGGGCTCGCCGGTGTCTCTGTGCTTCCCCAAGTTCTTCTCCTccatcgcctccgccttcgcgcccggtgccgctgcttccgccgTTGCGCGCCGTGCCGCGGGTCGTGGTGGCGCGCATCCGCTGCGGAccttcgcgcagctgcggcgggccttcgcgccgggcgacggcggcatcctcgcggcgtccttctcgcgcgtggaagttctctccgccgccttcggtACGCCCCTCCACGAGAAGGCCTTTCCGCCTGCCTGGCAGGgatgccgcgccggcgcgttcAACCCCgaggcctcgctgcgcggctcgcgcggcggcatcctcttcctcgcctttggAGACCGCAGAAtccgctgcttctcggcgcAGGATTtgcgctgcgtcggcgaACTCGTCCTGCCCGAAGTCCGCGAGGAAGATGCCTGCCTCCCGCCACCCCAGGATGCGCCGCACCAGGCCGCCACAGCAGAGCCACGCGAGACGTGGAAaggagcgcggaggccggacgacgatgacgcgctgctgcagtttCTCGTCTCTGAGCCGTTTCTGGCAAGTTCGCCGGCTCCACTCGCTccatcttcttcttcgccttcattcccccacgccgccgccggattgcctgcttcgcgcgcgttcCCCACCGTGCTGCTGTGCCCGCTGAACAACTCAGTCatctgcggcgacgcgagtgGAGCCGCGTACGCCTTCTTTCTCGAAAGCGCTCAAGTCGCGGCGCGTTACGACCCTCCAGAGGCCCTTATCGCCAGGCAGAGGAGCTTCTGCAGACCTGCCAGGGATGATGCCGGCGCCGGCAaccagagagggagaaggcgaagcaggaaagggccgcgagcggaggcggagcgtggcgccgcctcgtcctcctcttcgcctttccgcgcgccttctttcgAGGCATCTTCTTCATCATCTTGTTCATCTTCATcatcttcttcatcttcgtTTCCAGCTTTTTCGTCGTCAAttttgttttcttcttcttcatcttcctctCCAACTTCATCATCTTCTATAtcttcctcgtctttttcagcttcgtcttcgctggcTGCGCCGGGCACCGCCTCCCCTCGAGTTGGCGCTTCGCCCTGCGCATCAGCGggggcgtgcggcgcgtcgccgttcgcAGTTTCAACGCTTCACTTCttcgagaagaagaaattCCTCTTTGTCGCCTACggtccgcgcgcctcgcgggctgccgcgcctcctctctcgcccgcgtctgcgtcttcagcggacgcgggcgccagcctgcctcctgcgtcgccgcagcggcgggcgcgggaggagtttgtgcggcagccgccggcgctccacgacttttcttctccttccttctccgcgagctgcaggtcgccgcagccgtcgcgcgccgcgcctgcgcgcgacggctgcggcggcgcgcggtggCGCTGGCCGCTGGCGGTTTTCGCGCTGCAGaccggcgcgtgcgtcggctgcgtgtggggggccgccgcgccggtcgTTGGGCTCCACGTGGGGCCCGCGTGGaccggcgcggtcgcggcggccccccacacgcggcgcgacggccgccgagAGGACGGGCGAGACCTCTGGTGCGTCGCCGTCACGCAGACGGAGATCCTCGTGTGGCGacaagacgcgcgcgcgcacaaGCTCCACAGAGGCCTCCACGGAGGTCGCGTCGACTGCCCgtccttcctctgcggctcgccgtcctcttgGGGTgacgcagaaggccgcaCCGGTCCGTGCCCGCTCttcagcgcgccgccagccgcctcgtcttcagctgccgccgcggcgggcccgtgcgcgccctccccagcagcgcctccttcctcttcttcgtcctcttcttcctcgcccgcttcttcttcctcgcccgcttattctgctgctcttcgcggggacgaaggcggcgtAGTCGACGGTTTCCCGTGGCGTTtggtctcgcgcgccgcgctgcgggtgggcgccgcggccttcacggaggcgggcgccgcggccttcgcggaggcgggcgcgcgagtcgccggtgcgaggcagagcggcgcggagggcgaggacggcaAAAGCGAGAAAGTCGAAGACGCGCGTCCCGAGGTgctcgctgtcggcgcggccttcgacgaagcagaaggcgtcgtggctgtcgccgtacacggcgcagacgccgctcgccgccgctccccgTGTTGCCAGCTGTGGAAAATTCGAGGAAAAGCCAAGGGCGCAGATGCGCACGGCGACGCCCAGCTGGAGATCCGACCGTGGAGGCAGCTGACG CTGCGAACGAATCCGGACGCGAGTTTGTCCTCTGAGCCTCTCAGAATATCTTCTTTCTG GTACGATcgcgtcgcgcagacgcTGGTGTGCGGCTTTTCGGATGGgagcgcgcgtctcgcggcagACGTCTTCcatcggcagcggcgcgcgtgggAACAGCAgcgtgcggaggcggaggcgcggcgccgcgcgtctgcgtcgcgggcgaaggcggctgaggaggcgcgacatgcggctgcggccgcgctcgcctccgccgccctctcgcctTTGCCgggtgctgctgccgcgtctccgttctctccgttttcttctccgctcgctTTAGACGATGGGGCTGCGACAGCGACCCCTGAGAGGCCGCTTCTGGTGCAGCTGCCAGATGTCGAGCTGGACGAGAGTCCGtggagcggcgccgagcgaggcgagagggacTTCCGATCCCAGAGCTCGAAGCCGCTGCAGTTTTGA